The sequence TAAACACTATATGAAGATTTGTGTATATTATAAAATCTATTCTTCAAGATTTCACAATTAAGAATTGATTGATATGCACTAAGGTATAACATAGGGAGAAGATAAACATTCAAGTTACAACACAAGTTTTTATCATGTACATGTTGTTGAGTCTGCAACCCTTtctgtgtttaaatttttacaaaCCTTCTAAACACAAATTCTAAGAAACCAAATCATTAGCCTTTTGAATCTAGCCTATTGATGAGTTTTTTTAAGTGTATTTAGAAATACAGGTTCTGAAAAGAATAGCAATTGAAATATACTCAAAGGGATGATATGAGTCACTCAGAAAGATGACAGGCTTGAaagctcaaaaaaaaaaaagactcagaGTGTCCTTGAATATATACACTACAATGAAGTCAATAACTCACTAAATGAAGAGAAAATTCCACACATGAAAAGTAATCACCAACTCAAGGACAAGAAGAACATTtctctcaataaaaaaattataagaaagcaACAAGTTCAAAAATAGACAAGATTGAAAAATCAACTTCATCTCAAAGTAAAAATCAACTAAAGTTATAGATGTTGATCTACCTTGATAATTTGACATGTGTGTAGTAATTTGAAGATTGCTTGAGTCGTATAAGTGTGTTTGAGATTATCTCATTGGTTGTGGATAGCTAAAATAAAGATGTACAACTTTCATGAAGAAGTCTTGAGCTAATATGGCTTcaattttggatgaaatttatcATGAAGATAgagatattattttttcctcACATTATAATACAACTACAATACTTTGAAGATTGTTTATGTTATAGTGGTCTATCTAATCTGAGACCAATGCTTAAATGTCAAGGATATAATTATCAACAAGCTCACACTAGTAGACATAACAAGTTGCAACAAGCTCACACTAGAATGTTTGGAATAGAAGTTTATGATGTTATCTCATCAAATATTCCTATAAGAACATTTAATGATTTTCCATCTACATTATCATAATAATGGAACAACAACATGTCTTTCATATGATTCACAAGTAATGAGATTTCATGAGAAAACTGGAGTTAACATCATAATGATGCATGAAACTGGAGTTAACATCATAATGATGCATGAAGcaacattatatttttcatatgaatCACATTGAATAAAGATTCGTCAGATTATTGAAGTTGCCAGTAGTAGAAAATACATGAAGCAACATTATGTCTTTCATATGAATCACAATGAATGAGGATTCATCAAAAAGACTAAAGTTAACATCATTTGAAGATGCATTTTagccaataaataaataaaaattcttcttttaattatttaaccaaTCTTCTAAGGATGCTAGTTAGcatttatcatataataaatgtaaatatgaatgcatttcaaaaattaatttacctaACATATTTAATGCAttctcagtaaaaaaaaaaaaacatttaatgcattccagaaattaatttatgaaacgCATTTAAAGCATTCtggaaattaattttcaaaatgcattaacTTTTGCATTTAATATACTttcataaatgaattttttaaatgcatTTAATATACTTTCataaatgaaatttgaaatgcatttaattaattttattaaacacattcaataatttttatgaaactCATTTAATGCATTCGGGGAAGAGGTATCAAGGATGAGAGGAAAGAAACATTTTTagcatataaaatattaaaagggaatgtgcaaaaagaaagagccATCATCAAAATATGTCGACCAAAAATATATCaatcaatacaaaaaaaaaaacgggAATAGAGAAACCCAAGCCACCTTACCCTCCtttcaaaatatacacatgAGATATCAATCTACACTTACTCTTGGACCCTAATTTAAATCCAAGGGATCTTCCTATCCCCTAGCACGGTCTATGAACATGTCCTACAATATGCCATGACATTGCAAATTTGATAACTGAGGACACTTACATTTTTCTCAAAATCTCAAACTACAACTActctatattttaaataatccagagagaaaaaaaaaatcaattatctgGATCAGACAAGTTAGAGGGGCTGTCAAGTTCGGCCATGCTAGCAGATGCAAAAGACTCGGTTGATTCCATAGAAGACAGGGATGAAACAGTATCAGAGTCTGAGACAACTTCGTCATGATGAACAATGATGTGATCTTCATCGGTGTCGGATGCCTCAGACCCTGATGCCCCAAGCAAGAGCTTGTTTATTGCTGACTTTGCAGTTTCCACAAACCATTCATCCTCAGGAAGTGCACTGATAATTGATCATGAAAAATGATTGGTGTTAGAATACTAGAACACAATACAACTGAGGACAAGGAATGGTAAATGCAGAAATCAAGAATACCTTTGTGGATCAATGCCCCTAGCAGAGAAGGTCCGGATGGCACGCGCAGTGATAGCTGATGCTATCTGATGGATGTGTCGAGATGGATACCCCGCAAAGCGAGCAATTTCAACAGTAAAGTGCATATCAAGAATTAACTGTCACAAAAAGACAGCTATGGGTGAGAGGAGTGCAGAGAAAGAAACCCTATCCACAAAATTTTACCAAACTAAAGAGAAAGACAATAATTCTCTATAATAATTTTTCCAATGGGAAAGAGCAATAATAGCATgatattaagtaattttctctTAAGACATAGGTTTTATTGCATAATGATACTGAAGACATACATCAAATGAATGAATGATGAATGATATGCATTATATCTTCAATTGTGGTTGATAACAAATTCTCGAGATGCAATCTACGGCTCCCATGATAACCAtcacaattatttatttgacaaGCCAAATAAACGACACTATTTGTGAGAAAATATTGATTTAACCAAATATTCTACAAATGATGCATCAAGACTGTGCTGGGTAAAGCTTAAGACCTAAAAGTATTTTGGATGACAGAATTTGGACATAAAAGtgttcaattatatatatatttatatatatataaaatacctGCTGCAAACCAAGTGGCTTTAGAGGAACTGAATTATCCTCTAATGCACCCCAGAACTCTTGCTCATCAGACAACCACATGACAAGAGTCTCTGTTAACCTAGCTAGCAACATTTTCTGTATTTTCTCTTTCCCAAGTAATACATCTCCAGCCACAGTTGCTAATTGTTGCAGCTTTGCAAATAATGCCTGAAAATATAGCTATACTTGTCAGtactaaaacaaaacaccagAATTCAATATGAAcatgtaaataaatatatagacaCAGACCGACAGATGCACAGATACATACCTCGGTAAAATAGCATAATGCAAGAAATTATCAAATTAGTGAGCAAATAACAGCCACAGCTTCATTCAGAAAATCAATTTCTAATAATGACTGAAAAAACATGCAATCAACAGCAACATTACCAAAAAGGAAACATGGAAACGCAAAAGGATGATCAAAGAAACAAATAGAGAACAAAAACAAGGGCAGCAGCAAAAGcagaaaaataagaataatgacCTGAAATGGCAGCGAAGGCAGTGGGTCAGAATCCCAGTAAAGATCCTCTCTGTTATCACTCAAGTAAATATGTGCATTCAACCGTGTTTTTCCCTCTCTTGAATAGATGAAAGTAACAATATATTGCAGACAGAAGTGATCCCGAAGTTTGTCAAAAGAATGCTGAAGATGTTTCCTCCACTCCTTCAATTCTACACTAGCATTTGTATTGAAGGTTACATTCTCTGTTGCTCCACTATTTGGTTCCTTGGCCTTGCTTTCACTTTGCAGCATCCACCTTGATAACACAGCATTTGGTAACAGTTCATCCAATATCGTAAATGCTATTCCCAATATTGCAAGTTGTTCTGAGTCAGTCTCAGCTCTGAAAAGCGCGACCTCTTTCAGTTCTGGAAGATTGTCATCATCAGAAGGACCTGGTAGTGCTCTGGTAAGAGCATCCATGTATTTATCAAATAGTTGTAAGATTCTGTTCAGTACATTTCCTCCGAAATGCAAACTAACCGTTGGCGTTAGCTGTTCCAATATCTCCTGTTATAGCAAGACAGAGAAAAATTCCAGGCAAGTTCATTCATTTACGCTGAAGTGAAGACAATCTCTAACATACATAATAAGATATAAACAAAACAAGTGAACATACATAAAAGGAACATATTGACATTATCGCAAAAGTATGCACATATGTTGCACTGTCATTAGCACTAGTTACACATCAACTGTCAATACTTTAGCTAATTCCTCATGCCCAGAAGATCATGGATATCAAGGAACATTTACTAAAGGTCTAAAACCTGATATTATGAGGACCTTAATCAATAGTTTCTTATCAAACAGACCAATTTATTACATATTTTGTTGAGATGAGGATCAACAGTATGCTGCATATCTCTAgaataaatgttttaataacAGAGCTAGCAGGGAGAAAATGGAAAAGGAAACGAGGACAAAATTTAAAGCAAAGGCTTTTCTTATCCTGCAAAACTTTACATAATTCCATCACAGAAAAGAGTGCGTAggcaaaataacataattattatcCATTTGAAAATAGCCACATCATGTGATATAGTTACTTACTTCAACTATGTGCATAAATCGCATTCCACTCTCAACAAGCATGCTACTAGATGAACTAGCAATTGCAGAAAGTGAAGATGCAAACTGTGGTGACAACGGGCAACATTCAGCCATGTCAAGCACTACTCTTCTAGCACGTCTAAAATTTGATTCTAAAACTTCTTCAACAGAAGGGCGCAGAAGCACCAACAGTAATTTAGACAATTTCAATCCTTGTGATTCCAAGATTGAGCAGTAGTTCAGACTAGCCTGAATGCTGATGCTAGCAGCACGTAAGGCAGAAACAGTCTCAGATAAGGGTGCATTCTCTTTCACCACTCGTACAAAATATTCAATTTCCCACTCTGCCCACTGAACAACTCTGTTGGTATAAACAGTATTATCTCCAAAAATCAAAGCAGATTCCTTTATTGTCAGTGATATTACAGAAAACACAATCTTGGATAATGTAGAAGGAAATGTTTCAGGACAGAGAGAACTTGAGGGAAGCAAAGCCTCAATTCTCTTCTGGAGGTGAGACTGATAAAACTTCAGCATTAGTTGATGTGCTAGAGGACCTTTTCCAAGTTTTATTAAACCATTTAAGGCTGTTTTCAGCTCAGGGAAACTAACAGAAGGTTGTTCAGCAATTCCAACCAGCTGGTCTTCAAGCATTGCCTTCCTTTCCAACAAGGAAGACTTGTACAAGGAAACATCATCTGAAGAGTTATTCCCTGAGCCCTTCAACTCTGCAGAATTTATTTCTTCAGCATCTAATGCTTCTAATGCTTCTTCAAACTTATGCTCAGCCAAAAGTACATCGATGGTTTCCAAGAATAATATTTTCTGGTCATTTCTCTCATTTGGTAAAGGCTCAAGGAGTTCAGGTAGTTCAGGTTCTTGCTGAATTTCAGCAACATCGTTGCTTGATTGATTCCACTCTTCCAATTCACGGCAGACACCAGTCATTAAATCCTGAACAAGAATACCTTGTGCTGAGATATGCTTTTGCAGCTCAATCAATTCATGCTTTACTTCCACAGCCTCTTCAGATATCCTATAATATCAAgaacaaacaacaaaatttgAATGCATATAATATGGTTGAAGAAAGTGATTTGAATTGTTACAAAAGTCTGTTGTTTTATAGTTCAGGTCGCAAACTTGtcagaaatattaaaataggaACCATTCGTAGGCCTTCTACTAACAGTTTAAGCTTTTGAGAAGCTTGGTCTTTCACCCACACAGTTAAGTGTTCAATCCTTTTCACacctattccccaattaaattaaatttcagcaCAAGGTAGGGAAGAGAGCTAGTGCTTTGTGCACATTTCAAGTTCAAGCCCAAAAATAACTCATGTATCAGGGTCTGTTGAACATACTAAAGTATAACCAACTTACTGGGCAATATTTTAACAGCTTGAGCTTTTTCTTGACAaaactaaacaaataaaaacaataccAGCTTGTTTCTCATCTTCCACTGCAGCATCCATACAATATAGAAACCTTTAACAAGCTATGCTTGTAACTGGAATGGTGCATTACAATGTTACTTACTTTGTTCACTAAttaacattttgaaaaatatcaCCATAACTAGTGAAGCAACAAGCAAACAAATAAATCAGAGTTCTATTCATAATAGTTTTATCACTTACCAATCAAGAAAATGAAACCTTTTTATGTCAGTTTGGTATGGGGGGTTAGAAAGGAGGTGATAAATTCATGAATCAACTCTCAATACAACTTTAATATAACTTATCTATGAATTTTCACTCCCATTTTCATTCCTATCAAGACGTTAACCATTTCCCCCCTTTTCTGAGACAGCTATTAACGGCTTATTCTAATCAACAAGTCTCCTATTCTTCCTATTccaatttgaaaaataactataaaactTACAGATAAATTCCTATCAAGAAATTACCAATCAAAGAAATAAGATTCTACTGCAGAAtcaaaaaacaaatgaccatcTAATATTGATTCAAGAAACAAATACTAGTTAGCGCAAAAAGTTAAATCTGCACGAACAAGGCTAATGGCCACATGACCAAAGCACGATACaccattgaaattaaaaacattgtACCCATCATACCCATATATGTGTGCTGGTACTTGAACTTGTAACAGTGCAATATAGACAAAAGGCACACCAATTTATAAAAGGGTCATGAAATTCCTTGGTGGGTAACTTCAAATAAATTGTGATTCAGAACAATACACAAAATGTTTACCTCAAGAAAGCCAAGAACTTGGAGTGCATATTGCCGCACAAGTTCTCCACAGAATCCTTTAAATCTAGGAGCTCACAGCAAAGCTTCCTGAtcccctgaaaaaaaaaacacaagtttTTGTTTCATCACAAACATGCaattaaacaaacaaacaaaaaaaaaggtttctTCAGAGTGTGCATTGTTTGATGTTGATTGCGAAAAGAAGGAATAGAAACAGCGAACCTTTTCGGTGTGAGACTGATAGAGAGAGTCAACCTTGGACTGGGGAATGATGCTCTCAATGGAAGGGAAATCATCTTCTTCCTCGCTACTCTCCATTCTCTCCCTGAGTCTCTCTCTGTCCACCTCTCACAAGAAAGTGAAAGTGCCTCTTTAGTTGCAAAAATATTtcctattttactattttttattttttattttttatttttttagaaatggaaattattttttattttagattttctcatgtgttaaaaaatatagtacTTCTATAAAGTGAAAACATGATAAGAAGAAAATTCCTAaaaggaatttgaaaataatgcaACCTATTCTATtccttttaaattgattaatgttTAAGGTTAATATACATATTCGTT comes from Glycine soja cultivar W05 chromosome 20, ASM419377v2, whole genome shotgun sequence and encodes:
- the LOC114403593 gene encoding exocyst complex component EXO84C-like translates to MESSEEEDDFPSIESIIPQSKVDSLYQSHTEKGIRKLCCELLDLKDSVENLCGNMHSKFLAFLRISEEAVEVKHELIELQKHISAQGILVQDLMTGVCRELEEWNQSSNDVAEIQQEPELPELLEPLPNERNDQKILFLETIDVLLAEHKFEEALEALDAEEINSAELKGSGNNSSDDVSLYKSSLLERKAMLEDQLVGIAEQPSVSFPELKTALNGLIKLGKGPLAHQLMLKFYQSHLQKRIEALLPSSSLCPETFPSTLSKIVFSVISLTIKESALIFGDNTVYTNRVVQWAEWEIEYFVRVVKENAPLSETVSALRAASISIQASLNYCSILESQGLKLSKLLLVLLRPSVEEVLESNFRRARRVVLDMAECCPLSPQFASSLSAIASSSSSMLVESGMRFMHIVEEILEQLTPTVSLHFGGNVLNRILQLFDKYMDALTRALPGPSDDDNLPELKEVALFRAETDSEQLAILGIAFTILDELLPNAVLSRWMLQSESKAKEPNSGATENVTFNTNASVELKEWRKHLQHSFDKLRDHFCLQYIVTFIYSREGKTRLNAHIYLSDNREDLYWDSDPLPSLPFQALFAKLQQLATVAGDVLLGKEKIQKMLLARLTETLVMWLSDEQEFWGALEDNSVPLKPLGLQQLILDMHFTVEIARFAGYPSRHIHQIASAITARAIRTFSARGIDPQSALPEDEWFVETAKSAINKLLLGASGSEASDTDEDHIIVHHDEVVSDSDTVSSLSSMESTESFASASMAELDSPSNLSDPDN